A window of the Tessaracoccus sp. MC1865 genome harbors these coding sequences:
- a CDS encoding YhgE/Pip domain-containing protein: MRNTRPTPAQIVAMALVPLLAAGLMLGLIGRGGESRIEAAVVNLDQAVTVGDQYIPMGRQLTAAMVEREGDNISWTLADAPSATEGLRSGRFSAVVTIPENFSANATSWSENDAAKAEQAGIQVAVSDNAPVTDAQVAEQIARMATDTINAQLTEGYLDGIYVGFNTVGEQFGTIVDGVSELEDGASQLSDGAQQSADGAAQLNDGMTLLKDNGGKLADGGAQLAEGVGDLAVGVGALNTGAGQLASGADQLADGVDQFAGQAPRLVDGAEQLADGVEQFSGQTPALVDGVTQLADQGGQLLAGLPEFAEGSAAVVGGVDQLSDGLNQIITGIENQPVDTSELDLLAQGARATADGAAGLSGGLTQADQALQGYASGAVPMPAEVAAVADQIAQAFTCPVEDPATCEMRRQTFAAGAAAGVQGGFQAGTGAGSAALNTPDPQSGLSLLGGAGQLAGGADALADGVDTLVAELPTQTAEQMAVLSGALTQVRDGAEQIVIEAQPIVDNAPLVSDGATRLAGGLQQLKSQVGALPAGVTQLADGARSLADGIAQLPAGVQQLQTGARGLADGASGLAGGVGQLDSGAQQLQTGAEEYVSGVGQYTAGVRSAAEGTDALSGGLSQLSSGAGQLSDGLELFNTELTKGAEELPAYSAEDRKQLSSVAASPVAEEKDLITPTEVGSTALLIVAGLWLGALAAFAFWRPVPRNVVSSRAASIVLWGRTVWLPLVLVVGQGLVLGLVGSVVLGLGVGTAAVLVLLMMLLGGSFALANHALAGWLGNIGRLISGLLLVVTVGLGLSSAVGWLSPIGAVSPLQNGFELVRTHMADGTGEVGLASVALLLGVVALTFSVTAIAAKRRLTPAQFRAAHAG; this comes from the coding sequence ATGAGAAACACCCGCCCCACCCCTGCACAGATCGTTGCGATGGCCCTTGTGCCGCTGCTGGCCGCAGGCCTGATGCTGGGCCTGATCGGCCGTGGCGGCGAGAGCCGCATCGAGGCCGCCGTCGTGAATCTCGACCAGGCGGTCACCGTCGGCGACCAGTACATCCCCATGGGCCGCCAGCTCACGGCCGCCATGGTGGAGCGCGAAGGCGACAACATCAGTTGGACCCTCGCGGATGCGCCCAGCGCCACCGAGGGCCTCAGGTCCGGCCGGTTCTCCGCCGTCGTGACCATCCCGGAGAACTTCTCCGCCAACGCCACGTCCTGGTCCGAGAACGACGCGGCCAAGGCCGAGCAGGCCGGCATCCAGGTGGCGGTCAGCGACAACGCGCCGGTCACGGACGCCCAGGTGGCCGAGCAGATCGCCCGCATGGCCACCGACACCATCAACGCGCAGCTCACCGAGGGGTACCTCGACGGCATCTACGTGGGCTTCAACACCGTGGGCGAGCAATTCGGCACCATCGTCGACGGTGTCTCCGAGTTGGAGGACGGCGCCTCGCAGCTGTCCGACGGCGCGCAGCAGTCGGCCGACGGCGCCGCGCAGCTCAACGACGGCATGACGCTACTCAAGGACAACGGCGGCAAGCTGGCCGACGGTGGCGCGCAGCTCGCGGAGGGCGTGGGCGACCTCGCCGTGGGCGTCGGCGCCCTGAACACAGGCGCCGGCCAGCTCGCCTCGGGCGCCGACCAGTTGGCCGACGGCGTGGACCAGTTCGCGGGCCAGGCGCCCCGCCTCGTCGACGGCGCCGAGCAGTTGGCCGACGGTGTCGAGCAGTTCTCCGGACAGACTCCGGCCCTCGTCGACGGCGTGACGCAACTGGCGGACCAGGGCGGCCAGTTGCTCGCCGGGCTCCCCGAGTTCGCCGAGGGTTCCGCCGCGGTGGTCGGTGGGGTTGACCAGCTCAGCGACGGCCTCAACCAGATCATCACCGGCATCGAGAATCAGCCGGTCGACACCTCGGAGCTCGATCTGTTGGCCCAGGGCGCCCGCGCCACCGCCGACGGCGCTGCCGGGCTCAGCGGCGGCCTCACCCAGGCGGACCAGGCCCTGCAGGGCTACGCCTCCGGCGCCGTGCCCATGCCCGCCGAGGTCGCCGCGGTCGCAGACCAGATCGCGCAGGCCTTCACGTGCCCGGTGGAGGATCCGGCCACCTGCGAGATGCGCCGCCAGACGTTCGCGGCCGGCGCCGCCGCGGGCGTGCAGGGCGGGTTCCAGGCCGGCACCGGCGCGGGTTCGGCCGCGCTCAACACGCCAGACCCGCAGAGTGGGCTGTCGCTGCTGGGCGGCGCGGGTCAACTCGCCGGCGGCGCCGACGCGCTGGCTGACGGGGTCGACACCCTTGTCGCCGAACTGCCGACGCAGACCGCCGAGCAGATGGCCGTCCTCAGCGGCGCCCTCACGCAGGTGCGTGACGGCGCTGAGCAGATCGTCATCGAGGCCCAGCCCATCGTCGACAACGCCCCCCTCGTCTCGGACGGCGCCACCCGGCTCGCCGGCGGTCTCCAGCAACTCAAGAGTCAGGTCGGCGCCCTGCCGGCCGGCGTCACCCAGTTGGCCGACGGCGCCCGCAGCCTGGCAGACGGCATCGCCCAACTCCCGGCCGGTGTCCAGCAGCTGCAGACCGGCGCCCGCGGCCTGGCCGACGGGGCCTCGGGCCTCGCCGGCGGGGTCGGGCAGCTCGACTCGGGCGCCCAGCAGCTGCAGACCGGCGCTGAAGAATACGTCTCGGGCGTCGGCCAGTACACCGCCGGCGTGCGCTCGGCAGCGGAGGGCACCGACGCACTCAGCGGGGGGCTCAGCCAACTGTCGTCCGGCGCCGGGCAGCTCTCGGACGGTCTCGAGCTGTTCAACACCGAGCTGACGAAGGGCGCCGAGGAACTGCCCGCCTACTCGGCCGAGGACCGCAAGCAACTGTCCAGCGTCGCTGCGTCGCCGGTGGCCGAGGAGAAGGACTTGATCACGCCCACGGAGGTGGGTTCCACGGCGCTGCTGATCGTCGCGGGGCTGTGGCTCGGCGCCCTGGCGGCGTTCGCCTTCTGGCGTCCCGTGCCGCGCAACGTCGTCAGCTCTCGTGCAGCGAGCATCGTGCTCTGGGGCCGGACGGTGTGGCTTCCGCTGGTACTGGTCGTGGGCCAGGGCCTCGTGCTGGGGCTCGTCGGTTCGGTCGTGCTGGGCCTGGGCGTGGGCACCGCCGCGGTGCTCGTGTTGCTGATGATGCTGTTGGGCGGTTCGTTCGCGTTGGCCAACCACGCCCTGGCCGGTTGGCTGGGCAACATCGGGCGGTTGATCTCAGGGCTGCTGCTCGTCGTGACGGTGGGCCTCGGCCTCTCCTCGGCCGTCGGCTGGCTCTCGCCGATCGGCGCGGTGTCGCCGCTGCAGAACGGTTTCGAGCTGGTCCGCACCCACATGGCGGACGGCACCGGTGAGGTCGGCCTGGCCTCCGTGGCGCTCCTGCTCGGCGTCGTCGCCCTCACCTTCTCGGTGACGGCGATCGCCGCCAAGCGTCGTCTGACCCCCGCGCAGTTCCGGGCGGCCCACGCCGGCTGA